From a region of the Gossypium raimondii isolate GPD5lz chromosome 10, ASM2569854v1, whole genome shotgun sequence genome:
- the LOC105777126 gene encoding probable UDP-N-acetylglucosamine--peptide N-acetylglucosaminyltransferase SEC isoform X1 has translation MLSLQSDPRLQQYHHNKLFQQQQQQVQLFPYNHDSSSLNSDFGGAVAAPAPASSSSSAAAAALSNVKLSDPNEVDDNTLMALAHQNYKAGNYKQALEHSSVVYERNPCRTDNLLLLGAIHYQLHDYDQCITKNEEALRIDPHFAECYGNMANAWKEKGNIDTAIQYYLFAIELQPNFADAWSNLASAYMRKGRLNEAAQCCRQALALNPRLVDAHSNLGNLMKIQGFVKEAYNCYLEALRIQPNFAIAWSNLAGLFMEAGDLNRALQYYKEAVRLKPAFFDAYLNLGNVYKALGMPKEAIVCYQRALQVQPDYAMAYGNLASVYFEQRNLDMAILNYRRAIAFDSGFLEAYNNLGNALKDAGKVDEAMQCYRQCLALQPNHPQALTNLGNIYMEWNMLSAAASCYKATLSVTTGLSAPFNNLAIIYKQQGNLADAISCYNEVLRIDPMAADALVNRGNTYKESGRVNEAIHDYIRAINIRPAMAEAHANLASAYKDSGHVEAAINSYKQALVLRPDFPEATCNLLHTLQCVCDWEDRENKFLEVEGILRRQIKVHAQSATSVIPSVQPFHAIAYPIDPMLALEISRKYAAHSSVVASRYSLPPFTYPAPFPGENGNRRLRVGYVSSDFGNHPLSHLMGSVFGMHNRENVEVFSYALSPNDGTEWRLRIQSEAEHFIDVSSMSSDMIAKMINEDKIQILVNLNGYTKGARNEIFAMQPAPIQISYMGFPGTTGASYIHYLVTDEFVSPLRFSHIYSEKLVHLPHCYFVNDYKQKNLDVLDPNGLPKRSDYGLPEDKFLFACFNQLYKMDPDIFTTWCNILKRVPNSALWLLRFPAAGETRLRAYATQQGVQPDQIIFTDVAMKSEHIRRSALADLFLDTPLCNAHTTGTDVLWAGLPMVTLPLEKMATRVAGSLCLATGVGEEMIVSSLKEYEEKAVSLALNRPKLQELSDKLKAARMTCPLFDTARWVRNLERAYFKMWSVYRSGQQPQHIRVTENDEEFA, from the exons ATGCTCTCCTTGCAGAGCGATCCTCGGCTGCAACAGTATCACCATAACAAACTGTTTCAACAACAACAGCAACAGGTTCAATTGTTTCCGTATAACCATGACTCATCGAGTCTGAACTCGGATTTTGGAGGCGCCGTTGCTGCTCCTGCTCCtgcttcttcctcttcttctgctgctgctgctgctttGTCTAATGTTAAGCTCTCTGATCCAAATGAAG TTGATGACAACACACTCATGGCACTTGCTCATCAAAACTACAAGGCTGGGAACTACAAGCAAGCTTTAGAACACAGCAGTGTAGTCTATGAGAGGAACCCATGTCGTACTGATAACCTTCTTCTCCTGGGTGCAATTCATTATCAG TTGCATGATTATGATCAATGCATTACAAAGAATGAAGAAGCTCTTAGAATTGATCCACACTTTGCGGAGTGCTACGGAAATATGGCCAATGCTTGGAAG GAGAAAGGCAATATTGACACTGCAATCCAGTATTATTTGTTTGCTATTGAG CTTCAACCCAATTTTGCTGATGCATGGTCAAATTTAGCAAGTGCTTACATGCGAAAAGGGAGGCTTAATGAGGCAGCCCAATGTTGCCGCCAGGCACTTGCATTAAATCCCCGTTTG GTTGATGCTCACAGTAACCTTGgcaatttaatgaaaattcaaggTTTCGTGAAAGAG gcttacaATTGCTACCTTGAGGCGCTACGTATACAACCTAATTTTGCAATTGCATGGTCCAATCTTGCTGGTCTTTTCATGGAGGCAGGTGACCTTAACAGGGCACTTCAATACTATAAG GAAGCAGTGAGACTAAAACCTGCATTTTTTGATGCCTACTTAAACCTTGGAAATGTTTATAAG GCTTTGGGAATGCCTAAAGAGGCCATTGTATGCTATCAGCGAGCTCTTCAGGTGCAACCGGATTATGCTATGGCCTATG GTAATTTGGCTAGTGTTTATTTTGAACAACGAAACCTGGATATGGCAATTCTCAACTATAGGAGAGCAATTGCTTTTGACTCAGGATTCTTGGAGGCATATAACAACTTG GGCAATGCTTTGAAAGATGCTGGAAAAGTTGATGAAGCAATGCAATGCTATAGG CAATGTCTTGCCCTGCAACCTAACCATCCTCAGGCACTTACAAATCTTgggaatatatatatggaatg GAATATGTTGAGTGCTGCTGCTTCATGCTACAAGGCAACTTTATCTGTAACTACAGGACTTTCTGCtccttttaacaatttagcTATCATTTATAAACAGCAG GGTAATCTTGCAGATGCTATATCTTGTTACAATGAAGTTCTCCGTATTGATCCTATGGCTGCTGATGCACTTGTCAACCGGGGGAATACATATAAGGAGAGTGGACGAGTAAATGAAGCCATTCACGACTACATACGAGCAATCAACATTAGGCCTGCAATGGCTGAAGCTCATGCAAATTTGGCTTCAGCTTACAAGGACAG TGGGCATGTTGAAGCTGCAATAAATAGCTACAAGCAAGCGCTGGTTCTTCGCCCTGATTTCCCAGAAGCAACCTGTAACCTTCTGCACACATTACAG TGTGTTTGTGACTGGGAGGATCGGGAGAATAAATTTCTTGAAGTTGAAGGCATACTCAGGAGACAGATTAAGGTTCATGCTCAATCTGCT ACATCAGTTATTCCTAGCGTGCAGCCTTTCCATGCAATAGCCTATCCTATAGATCCAATGCTCGCACTAGAAATCAG tcGTAAATATGCGGCACACAGCTCTGTTGTTGCTTCCCGTTATTCTCTTCCTCCTTTCACCTATCCTGCTCCCTTCCCTGGTGAGAATGGGAATCGACGCCTTAGGGTGGG ATATGTGAGTAGTGACTTTGGCAACCATCCCCTATCTCATCTCATGGGCTCAGTGTTTGGCATGCACAACAGAGAAAATGTTGAG GTATTTTCCTATGCATTGAGTCCAAATGATGGGACAGAGTGGAGGTTGCGAATACAGTCAGAAGCGGAGCACTTCATAGATGTATCGTCCATGTCCTCTGATATGATTGCAAAGATGATAAATGAGGACAAAATACAAATTCTTGTCAATCTTAATGGTTATACTAAG GGAGCAAGGAATGAAATATTTGCTATGCAACCTGCTCCTATTCAGATTTCTTACATGGGATTTCCTGGGACTACTGGTGCATCATATATACACTATTTGGTCACAGATGAG TTTGTTTCACCTCTTCGCTTTTCTCATATCTACTCTGAGAAGCTTGTACACCTTCCTCATTGTTATTTTGTAAATGACTATAAGCAG AAAAATCTTGATGTCTTGGATCCAAATGGCCTGCCTAAGAGATCTGATTATGGACTACCTGAAGACAAATTTCTCTTTGCATGTTTCAATCAGCTGTACAAGATGGATCCTGATATTTTCACCACGTG GTGCAATATTCTTAAGCGTGTTCCAAATAGTGCTCTTTGGCTGCTTCGATTCCCAGCTGCTGGTGAAACGAGACTTCGCGCAT ATGCAACTCAACAGGGCGTGCAGCCAGATCAGATTATTTTTACAGATGTTGCCATGAAAAGTGAACATATAAGACGCAGTGCCTTGGCAGATCTCTTCCTTGATac ACCATTATGCAATGCACACACAACAGGCACCGATGTTCTATGGGCTGGTCTTCCAATGGTGACTCTTCCACTTGAAAAGATGGCTACTAGAGTTGCTGGTTCTTTGTGCCTGGCTACTGGTGTTGGGGAGGAGATGATCGTCAGTAG TTTGAAAGAATATGAAGAGAAAGCAGTGTCACTTGCTCTAAATCGTCCAAAGCTTCAAGAGCTTTCCGATAAATTAAAAGCAGCCAGAATGACTTGCCCTCTTTTTGACACAGCACGCTGg GTTAGGAACCTTGAACGGGCCTACTTTAAGATGTGGAGTGTGTATCGGTCAGGTCAGCAACCCCAACACATTAGAGTAACAGAGAATGATGAAGAATTTGCTTAG
- the LOC105777126 gene encoding probable UDP-N-acetylglucosamine--peptide N-acetylglucosaminyltransferase SEC isoform X2, with translation MLSLQSDPRLQQYHHNKLFQQQQQQVQLFPYNHDSSSLNSDFGGAVAAPAPASSSSSAAAAALSNVKLSDPNEVDDNTLMALAHQNYKAGNYKQALEHSSVVYERNPCRTDNLLLLGAIHYQLHDYDQCITKNEEALRIDPHFAECYGNMANAWKEKGNIDTAIQYYLFAIELQPNFADAWSNLASAYMRKGRLNEAAQCCRQALALNPRLVDAHSNLGNLMKIQGFVKEAYNCYLEALRIQPNFAIAWSNLAGLFMEAGDLNRALQYYKEAVRLKPAFFDAYLNLGNVYKALGMPKEAIVCYQRALQVQPDYAMAYGNLASVYFEQRNLDMAILNYRRAIAFDSGFLEAYNNLGNALKDAGKVDEAMQCYRQCLALQPNHPQALTNLGNIYMEWNMLSAAASCYKATLSGNLADAISCYNEVLRIDPMAADALVNRGNTYKESGRVNEAIHDYIRAINIRPAMAEAHANLASAYKDSGHVEAAINSYKQALVLRPDFPEATCNLLHTLQCVCDWEDRENKFLEVEGILRRQIKVHAQSATSVIPSVQPFHAIAYPIDPMLALEISRKYAAHSSVVASRYSLPPFTYPAPFPGENGNRRLRVGYVSSDFGNHPLSHLMGSVFGMHNRENVEVFSYALSPNDGTEWRLRIQSEAEHFIDVSSMSSDMIAKMINEDKIQILVNLNGYTKGARNEIFAMQPAPIQISYMGFPGTTGASYIHYLVTDEFVSPLRFSHIYSEKLVHLPHCYFVNDYKQKNLDVLDPNGLPKRSDYGLPEDKFLFACFNQLYKMDPDIFTTWCNILKRVPNSALWLLRFPAAGETRLRAYATQQGVQPDQIIFTDVAMKSEHIRRSALADLFLDTPLCNAHTTGTDVLWAGLPMVTLPLEKMATRVAGSLCLATGVGEEMIVSSLKEYEEKAVSLALNRPKLQELSDKLKAARMTCPLFDTARWVRNLERAYFKMWSVYRSGQQPQHIRVTENDEEFA, from the exons ATGCTCTCCTTGCAGAGCGATCCTCGGCTGCAACAGTATCACCATAACAAACTGTTTCAACAACAACAGCAACAGGTTCAATTGTTTCCGTATAACCATGACTCATCGAGTCTGAACTCGGATTTTGGAGGCGCCGTTGCTGCTCCTGCTCCtgcttcttcctcttcttctgctgctgctgctgctttGTCTAATGTTAAGCTCTCTGATCCAAATGAAG TTGATGACAACACACTCATGGCACTTGCTCATCAAAACTACAAGGCTGGGAACTACAAGCAAGCTTTAGAACACAGCAGTGTAGTCTATGAGAGGAACCCATGTCGTACTGATAACCTTCTTCTCCTGGGTGCAATTCATTATCAG TTGCATGATTATGATCAATGCATTACAAAGAATGAAGAAGCTCTTAGAATTGATCCACACTTTGCGGAGTGCTACGGAAATATGGCCAATGCTTGGAAG GAGAAAGGCAATATTGACACTGCAATCCAGTATTATTTGTTTGCTATTGAG CTTCAACCCAATTTTGCTGATGCATGGTCAAATTTAGCAAGTGCTTACATGCGAAAAGGGAGGCTTAATGAGGCAGCCCAATGTTGCCGCCAGGCACTTGCATTAAATCCCCGTTTG GTTGATGCTCACAGTAACCTTGgcaatttaatgaaaattcaaggTTTCGTGAAAGAG gcttacaATTGCTACCTTGAGGCGCTACGTATACAACCTAATTTTGCAATTGCATGGTCCAATCTTGCTGGTCTTTTCATGGAGGCAGGTGACCTTAACAGGGCACTTCAATACTATAAG GAAGCAGTGAGACTAAAACCTGCATTTTTTGATGCCTACTTAAACCTTGGAAATGTTTATAAG GCTTTGGGAATGCCTAAAGAGGCCATTGTATGCTATCAGCGAGCTCTTCAGGTGCAACCGGATTATGCTATGGCCTATG GTAATTTGGCTAGTGTTTATTTTGAACAACGAAACCTGGATATGGCAATTCTCAACTATAGGAGAGCAATTGCTTTTGACTCAGGATTCTTGGAGGCATATAACAACTTG GGCAATGCTTTGAAAGATGCTGGAAAAGTTGATGAAGCAATGCAATGCTATAGG CAATGTCTTGCCCTGCAACCTAACCATCCTCAGGCACTTACAAATCTTgggaatatatatatggaatg GAATATGTTGAGTGCTGCTGCTTCATGCTACAAGGCAACTTTATCT GGTAATCTTGCAGATGCTATATCTTGTTACAATGAAGTTCTCCGTATTGATCCTATGGCTGCTGATGCACTTGTCAACCGGGGGAATACATATAAGGAGAGTGGACGAGTAAATGAAGCCATTCACGACTACATACGAGCAATCAACATTAGGCCTGCAATGGCTGAAGCTCATGCAAATTTGGCTTCAGCTTACAAGGACAG TGGGCATGTTGAAGCTGCAATAAATAGCTACAAGCAAGCGCTGGTTCTTCGCCCTGATTTCCCAGAAGCAACCTGTAACCTTCTGCACACATTACAG TGTGTTTGTGACTGGGAGGATCGGGAGAATAAATTTCTTGAAGTTGAAGGCATACTCAGGAGACAGATTAAGGTTCATGCTCAATCTGCT ACATCAGTTATTCCTAGCGTGCAGCCTTTCCATGCAATAGCCTATCCTATAGATCCAATGCTCGCACTAGAAATCAG tcGTAAATATGCGGCACACAGCTCTGTTGTTGCTTCCCGTTATTCTCTTCCTCCTTTCACCTATCCTGCTCCCTTCCCTGGTGAGAATGGGAATCGACGCCTTAGGGTGGG ATATGTGAGTAGTGACTTTGGCAACCATCCCCTATCTCATCTCATGGGCTCAGTGTTTGGCATGCACAACAGAGAAAATGTTGAG GTATTTTCCTATGCATTGAGTCCAAATGATGGGACAGAGTGGAGGTTGCGAATACAGTCAGAAGCGGAGCACTTCATAGATGTATCGTCCATGTCCTCTGATATGATTGCAAAGATGATAAATGAGGACAAAATACAAATTCTTGTCAATCTTAATGGTTATACTAAG GGAGCAAGGAATGAAATATTTGCTATGCAACCTGCTCCTATTCAGATTTCTTACATGGGATTTCCTGGGACTACTGGTGCATCATATATACACTATTTGGTCACAGATGAG TTTGTTTCACCTCTTCGCTTTTCTCATATCTACTCTGAGAAGCTTGTACACCTTCCTCATTGTTATTTTGTAAATGACTATAAGCAG AAAAATCTTGATGTCTTGGATCCAAATGGCCTGCCTAAGAGATCTGATTATGGACTACCTGAAGACAAATTTCTCTTTGCATGTTTCAATCAGCTGTACAAGATGGATCCTGATATTTTCACCACGTG GTGCAATATTCTTAAGCGTGTTCCAAATAGTGCTCTTTGGCTGCTTCGATTCCCAGCTGCTGGTGAAACGAGACTTCGCGCAT ATGCAACTCAACAGGGCGTGCAGCCAGATCAGATTATTTTTACAGATGTTGCCATGAAAAGTGAACATATAAGACGCAGTGCCTTGGCAGATCTCTTCCTTGATac ACCATTATGCAATGCACACACAACAGGCACCGATGTTCTATGGGCTGGTCTTCCAATGGTGACTCTTCCACTTGAAAAGATGGCTACTAGAGTTGCTGGTTCTTTGTGCCTGGCTACTGGTGTTGGGGAGGAGATGATCGTCAGTAG TTTGAAAGAATATGAAGAGAAAGCAGTGTCACTTGCTCTAAATCGTCCAAAGCTTCAAGAGCTTTCCGATAAATTAAAAGCAGCCAGAATGACTTGCCCTCTTTTTGACACAGCACGCTGg GTTAGGAACCTTGAACGGGCCTACTTTAAGATGTGGAGTGTGTATCGGTCAGGTCAGCAACCCCAACACATTAGAGTAACAGAGAATGATGAAGAATTTGCTTAG